In Verrucomicrobiales bacterium, the genomic window TGGGACATCTTCGCTCAAGGGACCATCGATGCGTTCGTCGGGTATCAAACCAAGGGCGGCCCTCGGGCACGCGGCCACCAGAAACTGATCATGGGACCATGGACTCACGGAGTGTTTCAGGACAAAGCCGGCGAGTTCAAATTTACCAACGCCAAGAAGCCTCCCGGCGGAGTGCAGGATTCCTGGAAACTCTTTGATCGTTGGCTAAAGGGCGTCACCAATGGATTCGAACAGCTTCCCGCGGTCACCTATTATGTGGTGGGAGACACCATGGACCCGTCCGCTCCTGGCAATGTCTGGCGGACGGCGGAGAAATGGCCTCCTGTTCCAACCATCGACGAGAAATGGTATCTGCATCCGGACCACACGCTCTCGGCGACTCGGCCCGTTGCACAATCGCCGAATCGGGGTCCGACCCAGAAGACGCAGGCGGACACCGGCTCGCTCAGTTTCACCTACGATCCCCTGAATCCCGCGCCCACCGTGGGAGGCATTCAACTCACGATTCCAGCGGGTCCGATGGACCAGGCCAAACGCGAAGGCCGAGACGATGTTTTGGTGTTCACCAGCGAGGCGATCTCCGATCCGGTGGAATTTACTGGACGAGTGCGCGCCCATCTCTGGGTTTCAAGTGATGCTCCCGACACGGATTTCTTCGTCACGTTATGCGACGTCTACCCCAACGGAAAATCCTACAACCTCTGTGAAGGCCGACTGCGCATGCGCTTTCGCGACGGTTTCGAACGCGAGAAGCGAATGCAGCCGGGGAAGGTGTATCCAGTGAACATCGACCTCTGGTCCACCAGCGTGATCTTCAATCGGGGGCACCGCCTCCGGGTGCAGGTCAGCTCAAGCAGCTTCCCAGGATTCGATCCCAACCCAAACACGGGCGACGGGTTTCGGGAGAACTCCAGGACC contains:
- a CDS encoding CocE/NonD family hydrolase, which gives rise to MKPRYPSIWAVALVWMLHLGQSASAAEARPAPPHRETILVGMRDGVRLATDLYLPEPAAGRYPVILVRTPYNKTGLLGLAADCVKRGYALAVQDVRGRYESEGENLPFYTDQRDGADTTAWIVKQPWSNGRIGTYGGSAGAITQMQLAASGTPHLDCLHLTVGAPSQYHDLAYSGGVFRKSLVEDWLRATKFNSNALPRWVAHPTFDTFWKERDAALRYRRVNAPAVHVGGYWDIFAQGTIDAFVGYQTKGGPRARGHQKLIMGPWTHGVFQDKAGEFKFTNAKKPPGGVQDSWKLFDRWLKGVTNGFEQLPAVTYYVVGDTMDPSAPGNVWRTAEKWPPVPTIDEKWYLHPDHTLSATRPVAQSPNRGPTQKTQADTGSLSFTYDPLNPAPTVGGIQLTIPAGPMDQAKREGRDDVLVFTSEAISDPVEFTGRVRAHLWVSSDAPDTDFFVTLCDVYPNGKSYNLCEGRLRMRFRDGFEREKRMQPGKVYPVNIDLWSTSVIFNRGHRLRVQVSSSSFPGFDPNPNTGDGFRENSRTQVARNSVLLDRNHPSHLTLPRAILAK